The following are encoded in a window of Halosimplex halophilum genomic DNA:
- a CDS encoding signal recognition particle protein Srp54, whose amino-acid sequence MVLDDLGTSLRSTLNDLRGQSRISEEDVEEVVKDIQRSLLQADVDVDLVMELSDSIKTRALEEEPPAGTSAHDWVLRVVYDELVDLVGDSTELPLESQTIMLAGLYGSGKTTTSAKMAWWFSKKGLRPAIIQTDTDRPGAYDQSKEMAERAEVDFYGDPDADDPVQIAREGLEATEDADVRIVDTAGRDGLNEELIDQIEDIEEEVQPDRDLLVLDAAMGQSAKDQAQEFEDSIGIDGVVITKLDGTAKGGGALAAVNETGSSIAFLGTGETVQDIERFEPSGFISRLLGMGDLKQLTERVERAMEETGEEEEEWDPEDMMEGKFTLHDMRKQMETMNKMGPLDQVMDMIPGMGGGLMDQLPDDAMDVTQERLHDFEVVMDSMTDEELENPRVVGKSRIERIARGSGKPEERIRELLEQYNAMRQMLDQFQGMGDADMERMMKQMQGGGGGGMGGMGGMGGGGGGGPFGD is encoded by the coding sequence ATGGTACTCGACGATCTGGGAACGTCGCTCCGGAGCACCCTCAACGACCTCCGGGGCCAGTCCCGCATCTCCGAGGAGGACGTCGAGGAGGTCGTCAAGGACATCCAGCGGTCGCTGCTGCAGGCCGACGTGGACGTGGACCTGGTGATGGAGCTGTCGGACTCCATCAAGACCCGCGCGCTGGAGGAGGAGCCGCCCGCCGGCACCTCCGCCCACGACTGGGTGCTCCGGGTCGTCTACGACGAACTCGTCGACCTCGTCGGAGACTCCACGGAACTCCCGCTCGAATCGCAGACGATCATGCTCGCCGGCCTCTACGGGTCGGGGAAGACCACCACCTCCGCCAAGATGGCGTGGTGGTTCTCCAAGAAGGGGCTCCGGCCGGCCATCATCCAGACCGACACCGACCGCCCCGGCGCCTACGACCAGTCCAAGGAGATGGCCGAGCGCGCCGAGGTCGACTTCTACGGCGACCCCGACGCCGACGACCCCGTCCAGATCGCCCGCGAGGGCCTGGAGGCCACCGAGGACGCCGACGTGCGCATCGTCGACACGGCGGGCCGCGACGGGCTCAACGAGGAACTCATCGACCAGATCGAGGACATCGAGGAGGAGGTCCAGCCGGATCGGGACCTGCTCGTCCTCGACGCGGCGATGGGCCAGTCGGCCAAGGATCAGGCCCAGGAGTTCGAGGACTCGATCGGTATCGACGGCGTCGTCATCACGAAGCTCGACGGGACGGCGAAGGGCGGGGGCGCCCTCGCCGCCGTCAACGAGACCGGCTCGTCGATCGCCTTCCTCGGGACCGGCGAGACGGTCCAGGACATCGAGCGCTTCGAGCCGTCGGGGTTCATCTCCCGGCTGCTCGGGATGGGCGACCTGAAGCAGCTGACCGAGCGCGTCGAGCGGGCGATGGAGGAGACGGGCGAGGAGGAAGAGGAGTGGGACCCCGAGGACATGATGGAGGGGAAGTTCACCCTCCACGACATGCGCAAGCAGATGGAGACGATGAACAAGATGGGGCCGCTCGACCAGGTGATGGACATGATCCCGGGGATGGGCGGCGGGCTCATGGACCAGCTGCCCGACGACGCGATGGACGTGACCCAGGAGCGCCTGCACGACTTCGAGGTGGTCATGGACTCGATGACCGACGAGGAACTCGAAAATCCGCGCGTCGTCGGCAAGAGCCGCATCGAGCGCATCGCCCGCGGCTCGGGCAAGCCCGAGGAGCGGATCCGCGAGCTGCTCGAACAGTACAACGCCATGCGCCAGATGCTCGACCAGTTCCAGGGCATGGGCGACGCCGACATGGAGCGGATGATGAAGCAGATGCAGGGCGGCGGCGGTGGCGGCATGGGCGGTATGGGCGGCATGGGCGGCGGCGGTGGCGGCGGCCCGTTCGGCGACTGA
- a CDS encoding ABC transporter ATP-binding protein — MAVINLDGVTKEYGGTTAVEDLDLEVAAGEAYGFLGPNGAGKSTTINVMLGYATATAGSATVFGLDAGRESTAVRERTGILPEGYALYDRLTGREHIELANDLQGADDDPDAVLERVGLAPEDRDRRVGGYSTGMTQRTALGMALVGDPDLLVLDEPSSGLDPNGMADLRGIVREELERGTTVFFSSHILDQVEGLCDRVGILRDGELIAEDTLAGLRGALGAESRVAVHVDEVRPVEFDDIEGVTGRTTGDGTLRVRCRDPAAKAAVIRRVESAGMAAEDVTVRDPSLEDLFAAYTDRESGSGTAVAEGRP; from the coding sequence ATGGCTGTCATCAACCTGGACGGAGTCACCAAGGAGTACGGCGGGACGACGGCGGTCGAGGACCTCGACCTCGAAGTGGCGGCGGGCGAGGCCTACGGCTTCCTCGGGCCGAACGGCGCCGGCAAGTCGACGACGATCAACGTCATGCTGGGGTACGCCACGGCGACGGCGGGCAGCGCGACGGTGTTCGGGCTGGACGCCGGGCGCGAGTCGACGGCCGTCCGCGAGCGGACCGGGATCCTCCCGGAGGGATACGCCCTCTACGACCGGCTGACGGGGCGCGAGCACATCGAGCTGGCGAACGACCTCCAGGGCGCCGACGACGACCCCGACGCGGTCCTGGAGCGGGTCGGCCTGGCCCCCGAGGACAGGGACCGGCGCGTCGGCGGCTACTCGACGGGGATGACCCAGCGGACCGCCCTCGGGATGGCACTGGTGGGCGACCCCGACCTGCTCGTGCTCGACGAGCCCTCCAGCGGGCTGGACCCCAACGGGATGGCCGACCTGCGGGGGATCGTCCGCGAGGAACTGGAGCGGGGGACGACCGTCTTCTTCTCCAGTCACATCCTCGACCAGGTCGAGGGGCTCTGCGACCGGGTGGGCATCCTCCGCGACGGCGAGCTCATCGCCGAGGACACCCTGGCCGGGCTCCGGGGGGCGCTGGGCGCCGAGTCCCGGGTCGCCGTACACGTCGACGAGGTCCGGCCGGTCGAGTTCGACGACATCGAGGGCGTCACCGGGCGAACGACCGGCGACGGCACCCTCCGGGTCCGCTGCCGCGACCCGGCCGCGAAGGCGGCGGTGATCCGGCGGGTCGAGTCGGCGGGCATGGCGGCCGAGGACGTGACGGTCCGGGACCCGTCGCTGGAGGACCTGTTCGCCGCCTACACCGACCGGGAATCCGGGAGCGGGACCGCGGTCGCGGAGGGACGGCCGTGA
- a CDS encoding ABC transporter permease subunit, with product MNALTVAHKEVREARRSRLVWALVGLIGVVTLPLVARASERLFANSSVDRMALVLLNGFERPVALAAILVGALAVAAERERGSLRVLSGVSLARRDLVVGKVLGRGLVLAAVVLAAKALAVGILVVRLDGVSPSALGLATALTLLLALAYFGIAVGASLVTGTRLRALALALGVYVFFANYWEGVVVRPVFRFLNGRPPVQGELDFVIAADPEAIQYLQVLNPNNAYTGANHFHGAIDWFSLGVLVAWGVVPVAVGYLRFRNRDLDAGAGGRLAALRRRLDAVSVSRPQLPTPSLPVSVRDRPALSYALADLAAIGRSWLVPALVVVLVGEFVLAALRVPGPSAAAEASLPALGTAYGPLFGELGTPYPVVIATVLLGALAIVDETETGRLKVVTEYPVTRRDVVVGKLAGRAALYVAAVLVGALAAVAILWVRPTAVDPGPLALGVAAMAGVGLSLFGISVGISAFAGGRITAIGASFGAILVITRLWRTLVGVPYWLVEGEFPRGGDLAYAPGSPPEWYHYLQWANPANAYGSLGIVSGSRRLLLAGVLAFWFVVPVAVGYWRFRSRDIE from the coding sequence GTGAACGCGCTGACGGTCGCTCACAAGGAAGTCCGCGAGGCCCGGCGGTCGCGGCTGGTGTGGGCGCTGGTCGGGCTGATCGGGGTCGTCACCCTCCCGCTGGTCGCGCGGGCCTCGGAACGGCTGTTCGCGAACTCCTCGGTGGACCGCATGGCGCTCGTGTTGCTGAACGGCTTCGAGCGGCCGGTGGCCCTGGCGGCGATACTGGTCGGCGCGCTCGCGGTGGCCGCCGAGCGCGAGCGCGGCAGCCTGCGCGTCCTCTCGGGGGTCTCGCTGGCCCGGCGCGACCTGGTCGTCGGGAAGGTCCTCGGCCGGGGCCTCGTCCTGGCGGCGGTCGTCCTGGCCGCGAAGGCGCTGGCCGTCGGGATCCTCGTCGTCCGCCTCGACGGGGTCTCGCCGTCCGCGCTCGGGCTCGCGACCGCGCTGACGCTCCTGTTGGCGCTGGCGTACTTCGGCATCGCCGTCGGCGCCTCGCTGGTCACGGGCACGCGCCTCCGCGCGCTCGCGCTGGCGCTGGGCGTGTACGTCTTCTTCGCGAACTACTGGGAGGGTGTCGTCGTCCGCCCGGTCTTCCGGTTCCTGAACGGGCGTCCCCCGGTCCAGGGCGAGCTGGATTTCGTCATCGCGGCCGACCCGGAGGCGATCCAGTACCTCCAGGTGCTCAACCCGAACAACGCCTACACCGGCGCGAACCACTTCCATGGGGCCATCGACTGGTTCTCGCTCGGCGTGCTGGTCGCGTGGGGCGTCGTGCCGGTCGCGGTCGGCTACCTCCGGTTCCGGAACCGGGACCTCGACGCCGGGGCGGGCGGCCGACTCGCGGCGCTCCGCCGGCGGCTCGACGCGGTCTCGGTGTCTCGACCGCAACTCCCGACGCCCTCGCTCCCGGTGTCGGTCCGGGACCGCCCGGCGCTGAGCTACGCGCTGGCCGACCTGGCCGCGATCGGGCGGTCCTGGCTGGTCCCGGCGCTGGTGGTCGTGCTGGTCGGCGAGTTCGTCCTCGCCGCGCTGCGCGTGCCGGGGCCGAGCGCGGCGGCGGAGGCGTCGCTCCCCGCGCTGGGGACGGCGTACGGCCCGCTGTTCGGCGAACTCGGGACGCCGTATCCGGTCGTCATCGCGACGGTCCTGCTCGGCGCACTCGCTATCGTCGACGAGACGGAGACCGGCCGCCTCAAGGTCGTGACCGAGTATCCGGTCACGCGGCGGGACGTGGTCGTCGGGAAGCTGGCCGGTCGAGCGGCGCTCTACGTCGCCGCGGTGCTCGTCGGCGCCCTCGCGGCGGTGGCCATCCTGTGGGTCCGGCCGACGGCGGTCGACCCCGGGCCGCTCGCGCTGGGGGTCGCCGCCATGGCGGGGGTCGGGCTCTCCCTGTTCGGGATCTCGGTCGGCATCTCCGCGTTCGCCGGCGGGCGGATCACGGCTATCGGGGCGTCGTTCGGCGCGATCCTGGTGATAACCAGGCTGTGGCGGACACTCGTCGGCGTCCCCTACTGGCTGGTCGAGGGGGAGTTCCCGCGAGGCGGCGACCTCGCGTACGCCCCCGGGTCGCCGCCGGAGTGGTACCACTACCTCCAGTGGGCCAACCCCGCGAACGCCTACGGCTCGCTGGGGATCGTCTCGGGGTCGCGCCGCTTGCTGCTGGCGGGCGTGCTCGCGTTCTGGTTCGTCGTCCCGGTCGCCGTCGGCTACTGGCGCTTCCGGTCGCGCGACATCGAGTGA
- a CDS encoding type 2 periplasmic-binding domain-containing protein produces the protein MTANNPRGPSRRAVLGSGAALLASLAGCSGLVGTEPADTRTPPHRSSPPSETASSGPAERSSPARTPTATARPVGPVHLQVTGDLWPVVGYLARAWNANRSPEGGGIWSGAAEALDAEARLADHFAAEHGIDPTGTRSDPPFGLLTSVAAPEPTARDLAAGRVDAGETDRGAVDRVASESEDWPDPVGHTVAREGQAFVVSPALTQAGVTRLTVAEIRDLYAGEVGSWAPVGGPDREPYVVAGPTGTPDPRIEREFFGARPMDGVDVRFGRHDGRAKIVEERDDAVAYLGVGAAADRFEAPAVAVDGTAHGVRDPGYPTTDPVAVYTRGPPDEREAAVVDALTSPVGRELVRGDPELIAVR, from the coding sequence ATGACAGCGAACAACCCGAGGGGACCGAGCAGGCGCGCGGTGCTCGGGTCCGGCGCCGCCCTCCTGGCGTCGCTCGCGGGCTGTTCGGGCCTCGTCGGGACCGAACCGGCCGACACCCGGACGCCGCCCCATCGGTCGTCCCCGCCGTCCGAGACAGCGAGCAGCGGCCCGGCCGAACGGAGTTCCCCGGCGCGGACGCCCACCGCCACGGCTCGGCCGGTCGGGCCGGTCCACCTGCAGGTCACGGGCGACCTCTGGCCGGTGGTCGGCTACCTGGCGCGGGCGTGGAACGCCAACCGGTCGCCGGAGGGCGGGGGGATCTGGTCGGGCGCCGCCGAGGCGCTCGACGCGGAGGCGCGGCTCGCCGACCACTTCGCGGCCGAACACGGGATCGACCCGACGGGGACCCGTTCGGACCCACCGTTCGGCCTCCTCACGTCGGTCGCCGCCCCGGAACCGACCGCCCGCGACCTCGCGGCCGGCCGCGTGGACGCCGGCGAGACAGACCGGGGAGCGGTCGACCGTGTCGCGTCCGAAAGCGAGGACTGGCCGGACCCGGTCGGCCACACCGTCGCGCGCGAGGGGCAGGCGTTCGTCGTCAGCCCCGCGCTGACCCAGGCGGGGGTGACGCGGCTGACCGTCGCCGAGATCCGCGACCTCTACGCCGGCGAGGTCGGAAGCTGGGCCCCCGTCGGCGGTCCCGACCGCGAACCCTACGTCGTCGCGGGGCCGACGGGAACGCCGGACCCGCGGATCGAACGCGAGTTCTTCGGAGCGCGGCCGATGGATGGGGTCGACGTTCGGTTCGGGCGGCACGACGGCCGCGCGAAGATCGTCGAGGAGCGCGACGACGCGGTCGCGTACCTGGGCGTCGGCGCGGCCGCCGACCGGTTCGAGGCGCCGGCCGTCGCCGTCGACGGGACGGCCCACGGCGTGCGCGATCCGGGATACCCGACGACCGATCCCGTTGCGGTCTACACCCGCGGGCCGCCCGACGAGCGCGAGGCGGCCGTGGTCGACGCGCTCACGTCGCCGGTGGGTCGCGAACTGGTCCGCGGCGATCCGGAACTGATCGCGGTCCGGTAA
- a CDS encoding ABC transporter permease subunit: protein MSTLAVAKKDFRDAVQSRALWGLLAVFVVLSVALTYAYVEFPALVSPGADPSLGGLVFFTAGIVSLFVSLSAIVIGYRAIAGEREIGSVKLLLALPHRRRDVLFGKLLGRTAVLSLALAVGLAVGFGFAFAMLGSLDATTVLSFLAVTLLFAAVYVSVVVGISATTGSTSRATTLAIGFFVVFEFLWDVVPIAAVYVANGFALPRQMPDWTVLVMQVPPSTAYTAALTALLPGVADSLPTRTFAGQGVDAFYAVPEVGFAVLAFWLVVPLAVGYFRFDAADL from the coding sequence GTGAGCACCCTCGCCGTCGCGAAGAAGGACTTCCGCGACGCCGTCCAGTCGCGGGCGCTGTGGGGGCTACTGGCCGTCTTCGTCGTCCTCTCGGTCGCGCTCACGTACGCCTACGTCGAGTTCCCGGCGCTGGTCAGCCCCGGGGCCGACCCGTCGCTCGGCGGGCTGGTCTTCTTCACGGCGGGGATCGTCAGCCTGTTCGTCTCGCTGTCGGCCATCGTGATCGGCTACAGGGCCATCGCCGGCGAGCGGGAGATCGGCAGCGTCAAGCTCCTGCTCGCGCTTCCCCACCGCCGACGGGACGTGCTCTTCGGGAAGCTGCTGGGCCGGACGGCCGTCCTCTCGCTGGCGCTGGCGGTCGGCCTGGCCGTCGGCTTCGGGTTCGCCTTCGCCATGCTGGGATCGCTGGACGCGACGACCGTTCTCTCCTTTCTGGCCGTGACGCTGCTGTTCGCGGCGGTGTACGTCTCCGTCGTGGTCGGCATCTCGGCGACGACCGGCTCGACCTCGCGGGCGACGACGCTGGCTATCGGCTTCTTCGTCGTCTTCGAGTTCCTCTGGGACGTGGTGCCGATCGCCGCCGTCTACGTCGCCAACGGCTTCGCGCTCCCCCGGCAGATGCCCGACTGGACGGTCCTCGTGATGCAGGTGCCGCCGTCGACGGCCTACACCGCCGCCCTCACCGCACTGTTGCCCGGCGTTGCCGACTCGCTGCCGACCCGGACGTTCGCCGGCCAGGGCGTCGACGCCTTCTACGCCGTCCCCGAGGTCGGGTTCGCCGTCCTCGCGTTCTGGCTGGTCGTCCCGCTCGCGGTCGGGTACTTCCGCTTCGACGCCGCAGACCTCTGA
- a CDS encoding ABC transporter ATP-binding protein produces the protein MAAIELDGLTKRYGDVLAVDDLDLEVEEGEIFGFLGPNGAGKSTTIDVLLDFVRPTVGSATVLGLDAQTDSLAVRRRIGVLPDAYHVYDRLTGRQHLEFVVDSKDVAGADIDEILERVSIAEAADRRAGGYSKGMRQRLVLAMALLGDPDLLILDEPSTGLDPNGARQMREIIEAENDRGTTVFFSSHIMEQVEAICDRVAIINRGRLVAVDSIDGLRGQTETVTTLEIDVGGADGEDAEAIRNRIYVTSATLAGDRLEVTLTRDGSKFAVLKALDERGVEIRDFSIDESSLEDLFAEYTTERQEVSQ, from the coding sequence ATGGCGGCGATCGAACTCGACGGGCTGACCAAGCGCTACGGCGACGTGCTGGCGGTCGACGACCTCGACCTGGAAGTCGAGGAGGGCGAGATATTCGGCTTCCTGGGCCCGAACGGCGCCGGGAAGTCGACGACTATCGACGTGCTGCTGGATTTCGTTCGGCCTACCGTGGGGTCGGCGACGGTCCTGGGCCTGGACGCACAGACCGACAGCCTGGCGGTCCGCCGGCGGATCGGCGTCCTCCCCGACGCCTACCACGTCTACGACCGCCTCACCGGGCGCCAGCACCTGGAGTTCGTCGTCGACTCGAAGGACGTCGCCGGAGCGGACATCGACGAAATCCTGGAACGGGTGTCGATCGCCGAGGCGGCCGACCGGAGGGCCGGCGGCTACTCGAAGGGGATGCGCCAGCGGCTCGTCCTCGCGATGGCGCTGCTGGGCGACCCGGATCTGCTGATCCTCGACGAGCCCTCGACGGGGCTGGATCCCAACGGTGCCCGACAGATGCGGGAGATAATCGAGGCCGAGAACGACCGCGGGACGACCGTCTTCTTCTCCAGCCACATCATGGAGCAGGTCGAGGCGATCTGCGACCGCGTGGCGATCATCAACCGCGGGCGGCTCGTGGCCGTCGACTCCATCGACGGGTTGCGCGGCCAGACCGAGACGGTCACGACGCTCGAAATCGACGTGGGCGGCGCCGACGGCGAGGACGCCGAGGCGATCCGCAACCGCATCTACGTCACGAGCGCGACGCTGGCGGGCGACCGGCTGGAGGTGACGCTGACCCGCGACGGCTCGAAGTTCGCGGTGCTGAAGGCCCTCGACGAGCGCGGCGTCGAGATCCGCGACTTCTCGATCGACGAGTCCTCGCTGGAGGACCTCTTCGCCGAGTACACGACCGAGCGACAGGAGGTGTCCCAGTGA
- a CDS encoding DUF7331 family protein has translation MTDTTHHDATHDHDEQGRQRYITTQYGHGDDEITLVHDTENDQAWLQSDAAVAVER, from the coding sequence ATGACCGACACGACACACCACGACGCGACGCACGACCACGACGAACAGGGACGCCAGCGGTACATCACGACCCAGTACGGCCACGGCGACGACGAGATCACGCTCGTCCACGACACCGAGAACGACCAGGCCTGGCTCCAGTCCGACGCCGCGGTCGCCGTCGAGCGGTAA
- a CDS encoding ATP-binding protein, with product MADTGHENIPSLEQDAYHHRQIEGDRTDVEIVTRALELEMNVVLKGPPGVGKSFLTRYICAMTNRPLYRVTLSETTYKEDLLGHLHLVSSDGGDTVTEWIDGPLTRAVRAGGVLLLDEINAADANTVAALNAVMEQRATRSLTIPQTGEQITPHEEFRVVATSNPGYQGTYELNDAFEDRFRHVKLSYLPQSVEADLIFDRTDLDRGKEAQIAELVSFASRLREAYMDGELSTPVTTRELVRIARFMEDDFMPLQEAARSELVARVDEYDESLVRTLIDKRL from the coding sequence TTGGCCGATACTGGCCACGAGAACATCCCATCGCTCGAACAGGACGCGTATCATCACCGACAGATCGAAGGTGATCGGACGGATGTCGAGATCGTCACCCGGGCGCTGGAACTGGAGATGAACGTCGTGCTCAAGGGCCCGCCGGGGGTCGGGAAGAGCTTCCTCACACGGTATATCTGCGCGATGACCAACCGGCCGCTGTACCGCGTGACGCTCTCCGAGACGACGTACAAGGAGGACCTGCTGGGTCACCTCCATCTGGTGAGTTCCGACGGCGGGGACACGGTCACGGAGTGGATCGACGGGCCGCTCACCCGGGCCGTTCGAGCGGGTGGGGTCCTGTTGCTCGACGAGATCAACGCGGCGGACGCCAACACCGTGGCGGCGCTGAACGCCGTGATGGAACAACGGGCGACCCGCTCGCTCACCATCCCCCAGACCGGCGAACAGATCACGCCCCACGAGGAGTTCCGCGTCGTCGCAACGTCCAACCCGGGCTATCAGGGCACCTACGAGCTGAACGACGCCTTCGAGGACCGGTTCCGGCACGTGAAACTCTCGTACCTGCCCCAGTCGGTCGAAGCGGACCTGATCTTCGACCGGACAGACCTGGACAGGGGGAAAGAAGCGCAGATCGCCGAGCTGGTGTCCTTCGCGAGTCGGCTCCGCGAGGCGTACATGGACGGCGAGCTCTCGACGCCGGTCACGACGCGAGAGCTAGTGCGGATCGCCCGGTTCATGGAGGACGACTTCATGCCGCTGCAGGAGGCGGCGCGGAGCGAACTCGTCGCCCGCGTCGACGAGTACGACGAATCGCTCGTCCGAACGCTCATCGACAAGCGACTGTAG
- a CDS encoding vWA domain-containing protein, with translation MHLTEETSTADLAALSTPERASKERRRELERLASLCTDRGTNVTVALDEDRALARPDEEGHDEAYEILIPTEKYEQYGTDLPQGLWDRSLQVAFLFHELGHVYYSDFDRFGECLETVGGRWRDLFRMVYNTVEDAVVETQVANEFNVTGDFVVLNEVLAERADRRHRQYVELFDLETVDADPVQSYTVFEALAVGLLDRGFVDSGRFEAIVDPANERRVVHNGRRAALVDLVPAMDDYVTEMLSEPSGTRRVDRAREFFETARAAFESLPPLQSTRLQTAPVRPADARARQRWGVEPADELPDRRAASEHVTGDRRGERATQPRTGRGTEAGAPDDHRPPGTLEDETVRRVARQRTRAQASRGTARRSPLEREARRLLGIVDDTTDLEKVVVVDPVEEGDTERWTAAVDRSRKLQQDLATQLRRERRPRDTGGHRTGRLDGRRLVAATRGTQRVFTRRESGTMKDYSCLVVLDRSGSMDGDPIRTAETATAQLAHALFEVGVDVSVLSVWEGHPCLEVPFGARPADHVDRLMTERANWGTPLSTAVAVSRQRIDRGDGSYPFVVVVTDGEPDDPTRYRSELEKCTFPVFGVYIGAEPGAHTEFFDQIIYADTDSLERTLQRLVRTLLSTEA, from the coding sequence ATGCACCTGACAGAGGAGACCAGCACCGCCGACCTCGCCGCGCTTTCGACGCCCGAGCGGGCGTCCAAGGAGCGCCGCCGCGAACTCGAACGTCTCGCGTCGCTCTGTACGGACCGGGGGACGAACGTGACTGTCGCGCTTGACGAAGACCGGGCGCTGGCACGACCCGACGAGGAGGGACACGATGAGGCGTACGAGATCCTGATCCCCACGGAGAAATACGAGCAGTACGGAACCGACCTTCCACAGGGGCTCTGGGACCGGTCACTGCAGGTGGCGTTCCTGTTCCACGAACTCGGCCACGTCTACTACTCCGATTTCGACCGGTTCGGCGAGTGTCTGGAGACCGTCGGCGGCCGGTGGCGCGACCTGTTCCGGATGGTGTACAACACGGTCGAGGACGCGGTCGTCGAAACCCAGGTGGCCAACGAGTTCAACGTCACCGGCGATTTCGTCGTCCTCAACGAAGTGCTCGCCGAGCGCGCCGACCGCCGACACCGCCAGTACGTCGAACTGTTCGACCTCGAGACGGTCGACGCCGACCCCGTCCAGTCCTACACCGTCTTCGAAGCGCTGGCGGTCGGGCTGCTCGACCGGGGGTTCGTGGACAGCGGGCGGTTCGAGGCGATCGTCGACCCGGCGAACGAGCGGCGCGTCGTCCACAACGGCCGGCGAGCGGCGCTCGTCGACCTGGTTCCGGCGATGGACGACTACGTGACCGAGATGCTGTCCGAACCCAGCGGGACGAGACGCGTCGACCGGGCGCGCGAGTTCTTCGAGACCGCGAGAGCCGCGTTCGAGTCGCTCCCGCCGCTGCAGAGCACCCGACTCCAGACGGCACCGGTCCGTCCCGCGGATGCGCGGGCACGGCAGCGCTGGGGCGTCGAGCCGGCGGACGAACTCCCCGATAGACGAGCGGCCAGCGAACACGTCACCGGCGACCGACGCGGCGAGCGGGCGACACAGCCTAGAACCGGGCGGGGGACCGAGGCGGGTGCTCCTGATGACCACCGTCCGCCCGGAACGCTCGAAGACGAGACTGTTCGCCGCGTCGCTCGGCAGCGAACGCGGGCGCAGGCCTCACGGGGAACCGCGAGGCGGTCGCCGCTTGAACGGGAGGCACGGCGACTGCTCGGGATCGTCGACGACACGACGGACCTCGAAAAAGTCGTTGTCGTCGATCCGGTCGAGGAAGGGGATACGGAGCGATGGACCGCGGCCGTCGATCGGTCGCGCAAGCTCCAGCAGGACCTGGCGACGCAGCTCAGGCGCGAGCGGCGGCCCCGGGACACGGGCGGGCACCGCACCGGTCGCCTCGACGGCCGACGACTGGTCGCGGCGACCCGCGGAACCCAGCGCGTGTTCACTCGCCGCGAGTCCGGCACGATGAAAGACTACTCCTGTCTCGTCGTCCTCGACCGGTCCGGGTCGATGGACGGCGACCCGATCCGAACGGCCGAGACGGCGACCGCGCAGCTCGCACACGCGTTGTTCGAAGTGGGCGTCGACGTCTCCGTCCTGTCGGTCTGGGAGGGCCATCCCTGTCTCGAAGTCCCGTTCGGCGCACGCCCCGCGGACCACGTCGACCGCCTGATGACCGAGCGCGCGAACTGGGGGACGCCGCTGTCGACAGCGGTCGCGGTGAGTCGACAACGGATCGACCGCGGCGACGGCTCGTACCCGTTCGTCGTCGTCGTTACCGACGGTGAACCCGACGACCCGACGCGGTACCGGTCGGAGCTCGAAAAGTGTACGTTCCCGGTGTTCGGCGTGTACATCGGGGCGGAACCGGGAGCGCACACCGAGTTCTTCGACCAGATCATCTACGCGGATACGGACTCGCTCGAACGGACGCTCCAGCGGCTCGTCAGGACGCTGCTCTCGACGGAGGCCTGA